The following proteins are encoded in a genomic region of Inquilinus sp. KBS0705:
- a CDS encoding glycoside hydrolase: protein MKKKIFTTALLSCCFMICLAAAVFADLNGKWTGNLTMADGNSIPVTYDFKVDGEKLTGTAQSPEGDVALENGKIKGDDFSFSVNVNGMDIPHSGKVYADSVGMDLSINDNKAHFVLKRVAK from the coding sequence ATGAAAAAGAAAATTTTTACAACAGCCCTGTTATCATGCTGCTTCATGATATGTTTAGCAGCTGCAGTATTTGCCGACCTTAATGGCAAATGGACCGGTAACTTAACAATGGCCGATGGCAATAGCATACCGGTAACTTATGATTTTAAAGTTGATGGCGAAAAATTAACCGGCACTGCACAATCGCCCGAAGGTGACGTTGCTTTAGAGAACGGTAAAATTAAAGGTGACGACTTTAGCTTCAGCGTAAATGTAAACGGAATGGATATACCACATAGTGGTAAAGTTTATGCCGATTCGGTAGGTATGGATTTGTCGATAAACGATAATAAAGCGCACTTCGTTTTAAAACGCGTTGCTAAATAG
- a CDS encoding TonB-dependent receptor has protein sequence MLFRQSRNAHLYIFMKPSILLYIMLCFAPAFCFGQSSLNGTVTDARTHEAIAGVLITNADDVTPLAQTNAKGKFSIPTGGIKAIRLTMVGFTDKVYTLTGSTNAEISLEPATIDLQPVVVSASRERQARQDAPIAISKINSTQIHDTKATALYQLLNKVTGVYMVDLGNEQHTMAIRQPITYNALYLYMEDGLPIRPTGIFNHNSLYEINMSGVRDIEVIKGPASSLYGSNAIGGAVNFITQGPPAGYAGNVSVQGDSYHYRRVDADGGFSAGKFGLYAGGYVAHQKDSWQDYSDFDKYSGNFKTTYDLDSKTRLTTSVAYNYLNTQTPGSLDSAHFYSRQYGANQRFTYRKVDALRANTRLAHTWNDQSNTFLTIFYRHNSTTQLPSYFISDVRDNNGNYVSSNGQENDQRFHSLGLLAQHRQDMDFLHSRLILGAYVDNSPSSYYAKFLDIQKDVTNNYYTGYTNTGRFIDDYKIKLFNTAAYAQYEIKPADALRVVMGLRYDRIHYNFTNGITTGSKYKQQETNDFNIVAPKLGLTYNFNNNKGLYANYSVGFQPPETGDLYSSRQLVQLKQATFNNYEAGGWFAAFDKKMYVEVTLYDLEGRNEIINQLLPDNTTQNQNAGATRHRGIEYSVTYAPAREFSFRFSGTNARHTYVDYSEVSTNYSTNVSTVTSYNGNRMNNAPAWIANSEITYKPLYADGLRVAAEWQHINSYYTNPANTKTYAGYNIFNLRTGFDVKSGALKGAGIWFNVLNLTNKLYATTVTSNQYGDTYNAAPPRIYSLGISYSFAKQ, from the coding sequence ATGCTGTTTCGGCAAAGCCGGAATGCACACTTATACATTTTTATGAAACCATCTATATTATTATATATAATGCTATGCTTTGCGCCTGCCTTTTGCTTTGGCCAAAGCAGCTTAAATGGCACCGTTACCGATGCCCGCACACACGAAGCTATTGCGGGTGTACTGATAACAAATGCCGACGATGTTACTCCTCTTGCACAAACCAATGCTAAGGGCAAATTCAGCATACCAACCGGTGGCATTAAAGCCATTCGCCTTACTATGGTAGGCTTTACTGACAAGGTTTATACCTTAACCGGCAGCACAAATGCCGAAATAAGCCTTGAACCCGCCACAATAGATCTGCAACCTGTAGTAGTATCGGCCAGCCGTGAGCGGCAGGCCAGGCAGGACGCCCCAATTGCTATCAGTAAAATAAATTCCACACAAATACACGATACTAAAGCTACCGCGCTATACCAGTTACTAAACAAGGTAACCGGTGTTTACATGGTTGATTTAGGGAACGAACAACATACAATGGCCATACGCCAGCCTATTACTTATAACGCGCTTTACTTGTACATGGAGGATGGCCTGCCTATTCGCCCTACTGGCATATTTAACCATAACTCGCTATATGAAATAAACATGAGTGGTGTGCGCGATATTGAGGTGATAAAAGGCCCGGCATCATCGCTATATGGCAGTAATGCTATTGGCGGTGCGGTTAACTTTATTACGCAAGGGCCGCCTGCAGGCTATGCCGGCAATGTATCTGTACAGGGCGATAGTTATCACTACCGCAGGGTTGATGCCGACGGCGGTTTTAGCGCAGGTAAATTCGGCTTATATGCGGGCGGTTACGTGGCTCATCAAAAAGATAGCTGGCAGGATTACTCCGACTTTGATAAATACTCGGGTAATTTTAAAACTACTTATGATCTTGACAGCAAAACCCGGCTCACAACATCTGTAGCTTATAATTATTTAAATACCCAAACACCCGGCAGTTTAGATAGCGCCCATTTTTACAGCCGCCAGTATGGTGCCAACCAACGCTTTACCTACCGCAAGGTTGATGCCTTAAGAGCCAACACACGCTTAGCGCATACATGGAACGATCAAAGCAATACCTTCCTGACTATATTTTATCGCCATAACTCTACAACACAGTTGCCAAGTTATTTTATATCGGATGTAAGGGACAATAATGGAAATTATGTAAGTTCTAACGGGCAGGAGAATGACCAGCGCTTTCACAGTTTAGGTTTGCTGGCACAGCACAGGCAGGATATGGATTTCCTGCATTCGCGGTTAATATTAGGCGCTTATGTGGATAATAGCCCAAGTTCGTATTACGCCAAATTTTTAGATATCCAAAAAGATGTAACCAATAACTATTATACTGGCTATACCAACACCGGTCGTTTTATTGACGATTATAAAATAAAACTGTTTAACACGGCAGCCTATGCGCAATACGAAATTAAACCTGCCGATGCGTTAAGGGTAGTAATGGGTTTACGGTACGATCGTATCCATTATAATTTCACCAACGGCATAACTACCGGCAGCAAATACAAACAACAGGAAACCAACGATTTTAATATAGTAGCGCCTAAACTCGGACTAACCTACAACTTTAATAATAATAAAGGTTTGTATGCCAATTACAGCGTAGGCTTTCAGCCACCCGAAACCGGCGATCTTTACAGCTCGCGCCAGTTGGTACAACTAAAACAGGCAACCTTTAACAATTACGAAGCAGGCGGATGGTTTGCCGCGTTTGATAAAAAAATGTACGTGGAAGTCACTCTTTATGACCTGGAGGGGCGTAACGAAATTATTAACCAGCTGCTACCCGATAATACCACCCAGAACCAAAACGCGGGTGCAACCCGCCACCGTGGTATCGAGTACTCGGTTACCTATGCACCGGCGCGCGAATTTAGTTTTAGGTTTAGTGGCACCAATGCCCGCCACACTTATGTAGATTACAGCGAAGTAAGCACCAATTACAGTACAAATGTAAGCACCGTTACCAGTTATAACGGCAACCGCATGAACAATGCACCGGCATGGATAGCCAACTCCGAAATTACTTACAAACCCCTTTATGCCGATGGTTTACGTGTAGCCGCCGAGTGGCAACATATTAATTCGTACTATACCAACCCGGCTAATACCAAAACCTATGCAGGCTACAATATTTTTAACCTGCGTACGGGGTTTGATGTAAAAAGCGGTGCTTTAAAAGGCGCAGGCATATGGTTTAATGTGTTAAACCTTACCAATAAGTTATATGCCACAACGGTTACCAGCAACCAATATGGCGATACTTATAACGCCGCGCCGCCACGCATTTATTCGCTGGGCATTAGTTACTCATTTGCAAAACAATAA
- a CDS encoding PepSY domain-containing protein, with protein MPQRLPATNMAILITPRRHAFIRWALVTHLQNNNMATAKQNFYKWHRIMGLTALIPVIFWTISGLSHPFMSNWFRPTIAQEVFKPLPQSQIKPTLSIHQVLDKNGITEFRNFGLINFNKQSYYQILGKDSITNYYSAANGEVLKNGDRLYAVYLARYFTQDSTSKIKAISLQKIFDGHYQPINHLLPVWKVSFDRPDGMDIYVETGQSRMGTFNNNTRKAMLSLFEQLHTWAFLAAIGGEQFRIIVLLIIVSILFLSLLSGLTVYGFFWKKFKTATQNRKGSGKKDTRFVHRFHRQIGLIVSFVMFTFVTSGAFHLLVKLHNIGPKQKVYGQVFDINDLVLSNLKLPLADSVITKVGLVKLDGQTYYQASNNSKDILYFDAKTGTELNDGDRQYARFLSEYYRGSKTTRDLKVTQIRQFDNEYGFINKRLPVQKVEYPNAENWYIETTTSQLSTKVAGIDRTEGFSFIFLHKYFGMTWAGKNIRDIVSMLAALGVLVVSLFGFAAFIKNK; from the coding sequence ATGCCACAACGGTTACCAGCAACCAATATGGCGATACTTATAACGCCGCGCCGCCACGCATTTATTCGCTGGGCATTAGTTACTCATTTGCAAAACAATAACATGGCAACAGCAAAACAAAACTTTTATAAATGGCATCGGATAATGGGTTTAACAGCCCTTATCCCTGTCATTTTTTGGACTATTAGCGGTTTATCGCACCCATTTATGTCTAACTGGTTTAGGCCCACCATAGCGCAGGAGGTGTTTAAACCTTTGCCTCAAAGCCAAATTAAACCAACCTTATCTATACATCAGGTGTTGGACAAAAATGGAATCACTGAATTCAGAAACTTTGGCCTGATCAATTTTAACAAACAAAGCTATTACCAGATATTAGGTAAAGACAGCATCACCAATTACTATTCGGCTGCAAACGGCGAAGTGTTAAAAAATGGCGATCGGCTTTACGCCGTCTATCTTGCAAGATATTTTACGCAGGATAGTACTTCAAAAATTAAAGCTATCAGCCTGCAAAAAATATTCGATGGGCATTACCAGCCCATTAACCACCTGCTGCCGGTTTGGAAGGTATCTTTCGACCGACCCGATGGTATGGATATTTACGTAGAGACCGGCCAAAGCCGCATGGGTACATTTAACAATAACACGCGTAAGGCAATGCTTAGCTTATTTGAGCAATTGCATACCTGGGCTTTTTTAGCAGCTATTGGCGGCGAGCAATTCAGGATAATTGTACTGCTAATAATTGTTAGCATCCTGTTTTTATCATTATTAAGTGGCCTAACTGTTTATGGCTTTTTTTGGAAGAAGTTTAAAACAGCCACCCAAAACCGTAAAGGTAGCGGAAAAAAAGATACCCGCTTTGTGCACCGTTTTCACCGGCAAATAGGGCTAATTGTATCTTTTGTAATGTTCACCTTTGTTACCAGTGGGGCATTCCATCTTTTGGTTAAGCTGCATAATATAGGGCCTAAGCAAAAAGTTTATGGGCAGGTATTTGATATTAATGATCTGGTATTATCAAACCTAAAACTGCCGCTTGCGGATAGTGTGATTACTAAAGTTGGTTTGGTTAAGCTTGATGGACAAACTTATTACCAGGCAAGCAACAACAGTAAGGATATTTTATATTTTGATGCTAAAACAGGCACTGAGTTAAACGATGGAGACAGGCAATACGCTAGGTTTTTAAGCGAATATTATCGCGGCAGCAAAACCACGCGTGATTTAAAGGTTACCCAAATACGCCAGTTTGATAACGAATACGGTTTTATTAACAAGCGCCTGCCGGTACAGAAAGTAGAATACCCCAATGCTGAAAATTGGTATATTGAGACCACCACATCCCAATTATCAACAAAAGTTGCCGGGATAGACCGCACGGAAGGGTTTTCCTTTATATTTTTACATAAATATTTCGGCATGACCTGGGCCGGTAAAAACATACGCGATATTGTGAGTATGTTAGCCGCGTTAGGGGTGTTGGTAGTATCGCTATTTGGCTTTGCAGCCTTTATTAAAAACAAATAA